In a single window of the Flavivirga spongiicola genome:
- a CDS encoding endonuclease/exonuclease/phosphatase family protein, giving the protein MKCLSFCFIVLYVLCIGSTHAQEKKLFKIHTIAFYNLENLFDTINDPNKLDEFSPMMKLKTNRAKVYKKKVQNMARVIADIGYKTTHNKPVIIGVSEVENREVLEDLVNDSLLRDTDYGIVHFDSPDARGIDVGLLYQKKLFIPVYTSKHKLKIYDDTNRKQIYTRDQLLVSGNLEGEMIHIIINHWPSRRGGEAKSRPKRMAAAKLNKYLIDSLQVINPYAKVFIMGDLNDDPTNKSIKAILKAKKEKNKTGLKGLYNPFESFYKSGLGTTAYRDTWSLFDQIIMTKPLLKKEYASFRFYKAGIFDESYLFHKEGRYKGYPFRSFSNGRFTNGYSDHLPAYVYVIREVK; this is encoded by the coding sequence ATGAAATGTTTAAGTTTTTGCTTTATCGTATTATATGTTCTCTGTATTGGAAGCACACATGCACAGGAAAAAAAACTATTTAAAATTCATACGATAGCTTTTTACAATTTGGAAAACCTGTTCGATACTATTAACGATCCTAATAAATTGGATGAGTTTAGTCCCATGATGAAATTAAAAACAAATCGTGCCAAAGTATATAAAAAGAAGGTACAAAATATGGCTCGAGTGATCGCTGATATAGGCTATAAAACAACTCATAATAAACCCGTCATTATTGGAGTATCTGAAGTTGAAAATCGAGAAGTGTTGGAAGACCTTGTTAACGATTCTTTATTAAGAGATACAGATTATGGTATTGTTCATTTTGATTCTCCCGATGCTCGGGGTATTGATGTTGGTTTATTATATCAGAAAAAGCTATTTATCCCAGTATACACAAGCAAACACAAACTAAAAATTTATGATGATACCAATAGGAAACAAATTTACACGAGAGATCAATTATTAGTAAGCGGAAACTTAGAAGGGGAAATGATTCATATTATTATTAATCACTGGCCATCTCGCCGTGGTGGCGAAGCCAAGAGTAGACCAAAACGTATGGCAGCTGCTAAATTGAATAAATACTTAATTGATTCACTTCAGGTAATAAATCCTTATGCAAAAGTTTTTATTATGGGCGATTTAAATGATGACCCTACAAACAAAAGCATCAAAGCTATTTTAAAAGCTAAAAAGGAGAAAAACAAAACCGGTTTAAAAGGACTTTATAATCCTTTTGAAAGTTTTTATAAAAGTGGATTAGGCACTACAGCTTATCGAGATACCTGGAGTTTGTTTGATCAGATTATCATGACCAAACCTTTACTTAAAAAAGAGTATGCTTCCTTTCGGTTTTATAAAGCCGGCATCTTCGATGAAAGTTACTTATTTCATAAAGAAGGTCGTTATAAAGGCTATCCTTTCAGAAGTTTTTCTAATGGTCGTTTTACAAATGGTTATAGTGATCACTTACCTGCTTATGTGTATGTTATTAGGGAAGTGAAGTAA
- a CDS encoding carboxypeptidase-like regulatory domain-containing protein translates to MMLLILFSTRSVFAQQTLIKGSVKDAMSFQPIENVIIIIEETKQQTQTDPLGEFAFSVNVPLGEQVLRISKAGYISKRYPIVVNEHQIVNITDMTLELDNSSSQDLFTISLSDDELDDDTHGLGNISGLLQSSPDIFQRTAAFEFSASFFKLRGLDSDQGSVMINGIEMNKIYNGRPQWSHWGGLNDVVRNQEFNTGLTPSNYNFGGLLGTININTRASQMRSGRRVTYSSSNRSYANRLMATYTSGLLKSSWAYTLSLGRRWGNEGYQDATLYNSNSIFTSIEKVINDKHSLSFTGIYAPNRRGKSSPNTQEVYNLKGIKYNEYWGWQDGKKRNSRIKEVEEPIVMINHYWHINSKTKLNTNVGYQFGKLGNSRLAYGGANRIINTDGTIVFESGGRNPSPTYYQQLPSYFERNFPNDLEFAYGAQQTFLNNGQINWQQMYDANLINTSQERIATYMLYEDRVDDNQLTVNTIFSSELSEHILFNASINYKKLESKNYAQVLDLLGGSGFLNVDSFDGVQFDLKKPNTVVGVGDTYGYHYNMFANIISGFAQAQFTYNTLDFFVSGSITNTRYQREGLFQHETFQNNSFGKGEALSFTGLGVKAGGTYKITGKHIAGINAGYIMKAPSIRNSYSNSRANHNIVPNISEEKIMSLDASYIFRSSIVKARLTGFYTKLKGTNDISFFFADGIGHVIAESGTQQSGNDDNEFIQEILQGIDKNYLGTELGIEAQVTPTIKLKGAVALGQYTYANNPDLYLSSDRFENVYLGTSKLKNYKLAVGPHRAYSMGFEYRDPGYWWFGATANFFDKTYVDISPLTRTDNFFTDVDGLPFVDYDEAITKELLKQEPFDDYMVVNLVGGKSWRVNQYYIGFFASINNVLDEIFKTGGFEQGRNANYRQLRDDKALNKPVFGSKYWYGRGATYFLNVYVNF, encoded by the coding sequence ATGATGCTACTCATATTGTTTTCAACACGATCTGTGTTTGCACAACAAACGCTTATAAAAGGCAGTGTAAAAGATGCCATGTCATTTCAGCCTATAGAGAATGTCATTATTATTATAGAAGAAACAAAACAACAGACACAAACAGACCCTTTGGGAGAATTTGCATTCTCTGTAAATGTCCCTTTAGGCGAACAGGTTTTAAGAATTTCAAAAGCAGGATATATAAGTAAAAGATATCCCATAGTCGTTAATGAACATCAGATCGTAAACATTACCGATATGACTTTGGAGTTAGATAACTCGTCATCTCAAGATTTATTTACAATAAGCCTTTCTGATGACGAGCTTGATGATGATACTCATGGATTGGGCAATATTTCAGGATTATTACAATCGTCTCCAGATATTTTTCAACGTACAGCAGCCTTTGAGTTTAGTGCTTCCTTTTTTAAGTTGAGAGGTTTAGATTCGGATCAGGGATCGGTTATGATTAATGGTATCGAAATGAATAAAATCTATAATGGACGTCCACAATGGAGCCATTGGGGTGGTTTAAATGATGTGGTGCGTAATCAGGAATTTAACACTGGCTTAACACCTTCTAACTACAATTTTGGAGGACTGTTAGGAACCATAAATATTAATACCAGAGCATCGCAAATGCGATCAGGAAGACGGGTAACTTATTCATCATCTAATAGAAGCTATGCCAATAGATTGATGGCTACCTACACTTCAGGGTTATTAAAAAGTAGTTGGGCTTATACATTGTCTTTAGGAAGGCGTTGGGGAAATGAAGGCTATCAAGATGCAACACTATATAACTCTAATTCAATTTTTACATCCATAGAAAAAGTAATTAATGATAAACATAGCTTAAGTTTCACAGGTATTTATGCACCAAACAGAAGAGGCAAATCGTCTCCAAATACTCAAGAAGTTTATAATTTAAAAGGAATAAAGTATAATGAATATTGGGGTTGGCAAGATGGTAAAAAGCGTAATTCACGTATTAAAGAAGTTGAAGAACCCATAGTTATGATAAACCATTATTGGCATATAAATAGTAAAACAAAATTAAACACTAATGTAGGTTATCAGTTTGGAAAGTTAGGAAACAGTCGTTTGGCATATGGAGGAGCTAATCGCATAATAAATACCGATGGGACTATAGTTTTTGAGAGTGGAGGCAGAAATCCGAGTCCAACCTATTATCAACAACTTCCAAGTTATTTTGAAAGGAATTTTCCAAATGATTTAGAGTTCGCTTATGGTGCACAGCAAACGTTTTTAAATAACGGACAAATTAATTGGCAACAGATGTACGATGCAAATTTAATTAATACATCTCAAGAGAGAATTGCAACGTATATGTTATATGAAGATAGGGTAGATGATAATCAATTAACCGTAAACACTATTTTTAGTAGCGAGTTAAGCGAACATATTTTGTTTAATGCATCTATTAATTATAAAAAGCTGGAATCTAAAAATTATGCTCAAGTTCTAGATCTTCTTGGCGGTTCCGGCTTTTTGAATGTAGATAGCTTTGATGGCGTTCAGTTTGATTTAAAAAAACCGAATACCGTTGTAGGTGTTGGAGACACTTACGGCTATCATTATAATATGTTTGCCAATATTATTTCCGGGTTTGCACAAGCACAGTTTACATATAATACGTTAGATTTTTTTGTATCGGGAAGTATAACCAATACACGATATCAAAGAGAAGGTTTGTTTCAACACGAAACATTTCAAAATAATTCCTTTGGTAAAGGCGAGGCGTTATCCTTTACAGGATTAGGTGTTAAAGCTGGTGGCACTTATAAGATTACAGGTAAACACATAGCAGGCATAAATGCAGGTTATATTATGAAAGCTCCTTCTATTCGTAATAGTTATTCTAATTCCAGAGCGAACCACAACATTGTTCCGAATATTTCCGAAGAAAAAATAATGTCTTTAGATGCGAGTTATATTTTTAGGTCGTCTATTGTTAAAGCAAGACTTACAGGGTTTTATACAAAGCTTAAAGGTACCAATGATATTTCGTTTTTCTTTGCAGATGGTATAGGACATGTGATTGCTGAATCTGGAACACAACAATCAGGCAATGACGACAACGAGTTTATTCAAGAGATCCTACAAGGCATCGATAAAAATTATTTAGGCACAGAACTAGGTATAGAAGCTCAGGTAACACCCACTATTAAATTAAAAGGAGCAGTAGCCTTAGGACAATACACTTATGCTAATAATCCGGACTTATATCTGTCTTCAGACAGGTTTGAGAATGTTTATTTAGGAACCTCTAAACTTAAAAACTATAAGTTAGCTGTTGGCCCGCACCGGGCTTACTCTATGGGGTTTGAATATCGCGACCCGGGCTATTGGTGGTTTGGTGCCACAGCCAATTTTTTCGATAAAACGTATGTCGATATTAGCCCACTAACCAGAACCGATAATTTTTTCACAGATGTTGATGGCTTACCATTTGTTGATTATGATGAAGCTATCACTAAAGAACTGCTAAAACAAGAACCTTTTGATGATTATATGGTTGTAAACCTCGTGGGAGGTAAATCGTGGCGTGTTAATCAGTATTACATTGGTTTTTTTGCAAGTATCAATAATGTTTTAGATGAAATTTTTAAAACTGGCGGTTTTGAACAAGGAAGAAATGCTAATTACAGGCAATTAAGAGACGATAAAGCTTTAAATAAACCTGTTTTTGGATCTAAATATTGGTACGGAAGAGGCGCAACGTATTTTCTAAATGTATATGTTAATTTTTAA
- a CDS encoding M23 family metallopeptidase, whose protein sequence is MGNRYLALLLLVVSFIACKDDPKPVFLEEELAIVEEVPEDIYEFGFNLNDYVVKRDTIKSGDSFGQILERNKVGYPKIFHIAEKAKDSFDIIRGLQVGKPYTLLCSKDSLELPKCFIYQPTQEEYVVISFHDSIHAYTSRKPIKYVEKVATGVITNNISETLEQQGLSQRLAYKMADEIYAWTIDFRRLQKGDRFKVIYTDKYIDDTIYTGVHNIKAAFFEHNKEPFYAFEFETDSIKGIIDYFNDEAKNLRRAFLKAPVKFKRISSRYNLRRRIAVYGYKVRPHKGTDFAAAIGTPIMATANGTVTKSSYTRGNGNYVKIRHNATYETQYLHMKKRNVKVGKFVKQGDVIGWVGMTGNTGGPHVCYRFWKNGRQVDPFKQKLPEAKPISDSLKVKYLDFIAPIKVQLDSIPFRDDILEETLENKNNLISFKD, encoded by the coding sequence ATGGGGAACAGATATTTAGCACTATTATTATTAGTAGTATCTTTTATTGCTTGTAAAGATGATCCTAAGCCTGTTTTTTTAGAAGAAGAATTGGCGATAGTAGAAGAAGTTCCTGAAGATATTTATGAATTTGGGTTTAACTTAAACGACTATGTTGTTAAGCGAGATACCATTAAAAGTGGGGATAGCTTTGGGCAAATTTTAGAGCGTAATAAAGTAGGTTACCCTAAAATATTCCATATAGCAGAAAAAGCAAAAGACTCATTCGATATAATAAGAGGTCTTCAAGTAGGAAAACCATATACATTGTTATGTTCTAAAGATTCATTGGAGCTTCCAAAATGTTTTATTTATCAGCCAACTCAGGAAGAATATGTTGTCATCAGCTTTCATGATTCCATTCATGCTTACACGAGTAGGAAACCTATTAAATATGTTGAAAAAGTAGCTACAGGGGTCATTACCAATAATATTTCAGAAACTTTAGAACAGCAAGGGCTAAGCCAGCGGTTAGCATATAAAATGGCAGATGAAATTTATGCTTGGACCATAGATTTTAGACGCCTTCAAAAAGGAGATCGATTCAAAGTCATTTATACAGATAAGTATATTGACGATACGATTTATACAGGAGTTCATAATATAAAAGCAGCATTTTTTGAGCATAATAAAGAGCCTTTCTATGCTTTTGAATTTGAAACAGATTCAATAAAAGGTATTATTGATTATTTTAATGATGAAGCTAAAAATTTACGACGTGCCTTTTTAAAAGCCCCGGTAAAATTTAAACGGATCTCTTCAAGATATAATTTAAGAAGAAGAATTGCGGTTTATGGCTATAAGGTGCGCCCACATAAAGGGACCGACTTTGCTGCTGCTATTGGTACACCAATTATGGCTACCGCTAATGGCACGGTTACTAAGTCAAGTTATACAAGAGGTAATGGCAATTATGTAAAAATAAGACATAATGCCACTTACGAAACCCAATACCTTCACATGAAAAAACGAAACGTAAAAGTTGGTAAATTTGTTAAACAAGGCGATGTTATAGGTTGGGTTGGTATGACAGGAAATACCGGAGGTCCTCATGTTTGCTATCGTTTTTGGAAAAACGGAAGACAGGTAGATCCATTTAAACAAAAACTACCAGAAGCTAAACCGATCTCAGACTCCTTAAAAGTTAAATATTTAGATTTCATAGCACCTATAAAAGTACAGTTAGATAGTATTCCTTTTAGAGACGATATTTTAGAAGAAACATTAGAAAATAAGAATAATCTAATTTCATTTAAAGATTAA
- the pgi gene encoding glucose-6-phosphate isomerase, with protein MALPNINPTTTDSWKRLQEHFETVKDVHMKDLFAQDKERANKFTIKWDDFYVDFSKNRITEETFNFLLELADAVKLKDAINSQFSGEVINQTEGRAVLHTALRAPKTSECHVDGVNVIPEVYQVKQKIEQFTNEVVNGERKGFTGKTFTDIVNIGIGGSDLGPAMVVDSLQYYKNHLTTHFVSNVDGDHVNEVIKKLNPETTLFVVVSKTFTTQETLSNANTIKAWFLKSASEEAIAKHFVAVSTNIQSVKSFGIDENNIFPMWDWVGGRFSLWSAVGLTISLAVGYHNFESLLNGANKMDDHFKTEDFKTNIPVVLALISIWYNNFFKAESEAVIPYSQYLNQFATYLQQGIMESNGKSVDRNGNPVDYETGTLIWGEPGTNSQHAFFQLIHQGTKLIPADFIGFTKSLHGNQDHQDKLISNFLAQTEALLNGKTEKEVIAEGTYSDIIPFKVFKGNKPTNTIFINKLTPESLGKLIAMYEHKIFVQGIIWNIFSYDQFGVELGKQLASKILQEFNNSTISDHDSSTSNLLNYYKNLV; from the coding sequence ATGGCATTACCAAATATAAACCCTACGACTACAGATTCGTGGAAACGATTACAGGAACATTTTGAAACTGTAAAAGATGTTCATATGAAAGATTTATTTGCTCAAGACAAAGAACGAGCAAATAAGTTCACCATAAAATGGGACGATTTTTACGTAGATTTTTCAAAGAATAGAATCACAGAAGAAACATTTAACTTTTTGCTGGAATTAGCTGATGCCGTTAAATTAAAGGACGCCATTAATAGTCAGTTTTCTGGAGAGGTCATAAATCAAACAGAAGGAAGAGCTGTTTTGCACACGGCATTACGTGCTCCAAAAACTTCAGAATGCCATGTTGATGGTGTTAATGTAATCCCTGAAGTGTATCAGGTAAAACAGAAAATAGAACAATTTACAAATGAAGTTGTAAATGGAGAGAGAAAAGGCTTTACAGGAAAAACGTTTACAGATATTGTAAATATTGGTATTGGAGGATCCGATTTAGGCCCTGCCATGGTGGTAGACTCTTTGCAGTATTATAAAAATCATTTGACGACTCATTTTGTAAGTAACGTAGATGGCGATCATGTAAATGAAGTTATTAAAAAACTAAACCCGGAAACGACACTCTTTGTAGTAGTTTCAAAAACATTTACAACACAAGAAACACTATCTAATGCCAATACCATTAAAGCATGGTTTTTAAAATCGGCTAGTGAAGAAGCTATTGCGAAACATTTTGTGGCAGTATCTACAAATATTCAAAGTGTCAAGTCATTTGGAATAGACGAAAATAATATTTTCCCAATGTGGGATTGGGTTGGTGGTCGTTTTTCATTATGGAGCGCCGTTGGTTTAACCATAAGTTTAGCTGTTGGGTATCATAATTTTGAAAGCTTACTTAATGGTGCTAACAAAATGGACGATCATTTTAAAACGGAAGATTTTAAAACCAACATTCCCGTTGTATTAGCTTTAATAAGTATATGGTATAATAACTTTTTTAAAGCTGAAAGTGAAGCAGTCATCCCATATTCTCAATACTTAAACCAGTTTGCTACGTATTTACAGCAAGGCATTATGGAGAGTAATGGTAAAAGTGTAGACAGAAATGGAAATCCTGTTGACTATGAAACAGGTACTTTAATTTGGGGAGAGCCAGGTACAAATTCGCAACATGCGTTTTTTCAATTAATACATCAGGGAACTAAATTAATTCCGGCAGATTTTATTGGCTTTACTAAATCTTTACATGGTAATCAAGATCATCAAGATAAACTTATTTCCAACTTTTTAGCACAAACGGAAGCGCTTTTAAATGGTAAAACGGAAAAAGAAGTCATTGCTGAAGGAACCTATTCTGATATTATTCCTTTTAAAGTTTTTAAAGGCAATAAACCAACCAATACTATTTTTATAAATAAATTAACGCCTGAAAGTTTAGGAAAACTTATTGCCATGTACGAACATAAAATATTTGTACAAGGTATCATTTGGAATATTTTTAGCTACGATCAATTTGGAGTAGAATTAGGAAAGCAATTAGCTAGCAAAATTTTACAGGAATTTAACAATAGCACTATAAGTGATCATGATTCTTCTACTAGTAATTTATTGAATTATTACAAAAATTTGGTATAG
- a CDS encoding tryptophan 2,3-dioxygenase family protein: MNSEITDQLKEKYEAIGQGLETHLEGLLHSKPITYWDYIHTDALLGLQIQRTTLPDEMVFIGYHQINELIFKMILWEIKQVAECEKLSTVFFEEKIMRISRYFDMLTTSFNIMREGMDVEQYNKFRHTLTPASGFQSAQYRLIEFASTELINLIDIRFRASIDRNTPFEHAFEHLYWQAAGKDYKTGEKSILLKNFENRYKEEFITFMKVYNTKNLWSRFKELPKEDQKDKDLVKAMRHFDYTVNIKWVMAHYNAAKHYILGKDGDGEATGGSDWQKYMLPKYQKRIFFPELWSEKELEEWGTDI; the protein is encoded by the coding sequence TTGAATTCAGAAATAACCGACCAACTAAAAGAAAAATATGAGGCAATAGGTCAAGGGTTAGAAACTCATTTAGAAGGACTACTACATAGTAAACCTATAACCTATTGGGATTATATCCATACAGATGCCTTATTAGGACTACAAATACAGAGAACTACACTACCAGATGAGATGGTATTTATAGGATACCATCAAATTAATGAACTCATTTTTAAAATGATTCTTTGGGAAATTAAACAAGTAGCTGAATGTGAAAAACTAAGTACTGTTTTTTTTGAAGAAAAAATAATGCGTATTAGCCGCTATTTCGATATGCTAACAACTTCATTCAATATTATGAGGGAAGGCATGGATGTAGAGCAGTATAATAAGTTTAGACACACACTTACTCCAGCAAGTGGATTTCAAAGTGCGCAATATCGCCTCATAGAATTTGCTTCAACAGAACTTATAAACTTAATTGATATTAGATTTAGAGCATCCATCGATAGAAATACTCCTTTCGAGCATGCTTTCGAGCATTTATATTGGCAAGCAGCAGGTAAAGACTACAAAACGGGTGAAAAATCCATTCTACTTAAAAATTTTGAAAACCGTTATAAAGAAGAGTTTATTACTTTTATGAAAGTATATAATACGAAAAATTTATGGTCAAGATTTAAAGAATTACCAAAGGAAGATCAAAAAGATAAAGACTTAGTTAAAGCCATGCGTCATTTTGATTATACTGTAAATATAAAATGGGTTATGGCACATTATAATGCTGCTAAACATTATATATTAGGAAAAGATGGAGATGGAGAAGCCACAGGAGGCAGCGATTGGCAAAAATACATGCTTCCAAAATATCAAAAAAGAATATTTTTTCCAGAGTTATGGTCAGAAAAAGAATTAGAAGAATGGGGAACAGATATTTAG
- a CDS encoding TonB-dependent receptor → MKKTIHFFMMTVAFLFSTVIMAQSTVTGTVTDAELNSPLPGANIVEKGTTNGVSSDFDGNFILTTEASSGEIVISYVGYSSITVSFNGNTNLGTIKLTPDNSLEEIVITGSGVIDLAENRKTPIAVSTIKSNEIRERAGNWDLPEVLKSTPSVQSIKGGGFGDGQMFLRGFDQTNTAFMLNGQPINSPEDGRMFWSNWSGVLDVANAVQVQRGLGSSKLAISSVGGTVNIVTKTVDRREGGFFQQMIANDNYTKTTAYYSTGLMESGWAFSGMLGHWQGEGYVDNTDGQGQTYFLSFGYKPNENNLFNFLLTGAPQWHAAAGSGRISEFLENGRKFNSWNFDGVRSPNLLQSGKYPGGRNVYHKPVANLSWDLTINENSSLSTILYGSLGRGTFAATRTSGGVATYARGSNNNHNWYGLVTNYNNQLNENLNFNFGADVRLYNGIHFRSVNEFLTVDSVSAFSNYNGGDYSLTKVFGGINPWNVTFNTNDDHGQRFGYDYEEQINYIGVFGQLEYAKDSFTAFFQGSASTQSHVRTEFLNAANEGQSEESEKVNNPGFNVKAGGAYTINNNHKVFVNAGYYSRQPFHSDLLISDRNGNELISPAVENQKITGLEAGYQFGGEKVSANLNLYYTIWDNRTLLDDNGEDQGDPAFRLFQTQGVKQVHSGIELEVFTRPMDNLKINGFVAIGDWKFDGNGMQRTFDETGTITDPDAVINLDGVKVGGAAQFTAGAFASYEFLPRLSVDGTWNLNNDLYSQGQTTVSSPPIELPSYDTVDAGLSYKWFVGENDENSLQFRVNINNIFDEVYLESVSGNTVASNNPSENYKGVNTSNRGRFGYGRTWNFSMRFNF, encoded by the coding sequence ATGAAAAAAACTATTCATTTTTTTATGATGACTGTGGCATTTCTATTTTCTACAGTCATTATGGCTCAAAGCACTGTTACGGGAACTGTGACAGATGCCGAACTTAATTCCCCGCTTCCAGGTGCGAATATTGTTGAAAAAGGAACAACCAATGGTGTTTCTTCAGATTTTGATGGTAATTTTATTTTAACAACAGAAGCATCTTCCGGAGAGATTGTTATTTCTTATGTTGGTTACAGTTCTATTACTGTATCATTTAATGGAAATACTAATTTAGGCACTATTAAATTAACGCCAGATAATTCACTTGAGGAAATCGTTATTACTGGTTCTGGTGTTATTGATTTAGCTGAGAACAGAAAAACACCAATTGCAGTATCTACTATTAAATCAAATGAAATTAGAGAACGAGCAGGAAACTGGGATTTACCAGAAGTTCTAAAATCTACACCATCAGTACAAAGTATAAAAGGTGGAGGATTTGGTGATGGTCAAATGTTTTTACGTGGTTTTGACCAAACAAATACAGCATTTATGTTAAACGGACAACCAATTAATAGCCCGGAAGATGGCAGAATGTTCTGGTCCAATTGGTCTGGAGTGTTAGATGTAGCCAACGCAGTGCAGGTGCAGCGTGGTTTAGGGTCATCAAAGTTAGCTATTTCATCTGTCGGTGGAACAGTTAATATTGTAACCAAGACAGTAGATAGACGTGAAGGCGGTTTTTTTCAGCAAATGATTGCAAATGATAATTATACAAAGACTACTGCATATTACTCTACAGGTTTAATGGAAAGTGGATGGGCTTTTTCTGGGATGTTAGGACATTGGCAAGGAGAAGGATATGTTGATAATACCGATGGACAAGGTCAAACATATTTCTTGTCATTTGGTTATAAACCCAATGAAAATAATTTATTCAATTTTTTGCTTACTGGTGCACCCCAATGGCATGCAGCAGCAGGAAGTGGAAGAATAAGCGAGTTTTTAGAAAATGGTAGAAAATTTAATTCCTGGAACTTTGATGGTGTAAGAAGCCCAAACCTTTTGCAAAGTGGAAAATATCCAGGAGGAAGAAATGTATACCATAAGCCTGTAGCTAACTTAAGTTGGGATTTAACAATTAATGAGAATTCATCATTATCAACAATTTTATATGGTTCTTTAGGTCGTGGTACTTTTGCAGCAACAAGAACATCAGGAGGTGTTGCAACTTATGCAAGAGGGTCTAATAATAATCACAATTGGTATGGTTTGGTTACTAATTACAACAACCAATTAAATGAAAATTTAAACTTTAATTTTGGTGCAGATGTGCGTTTATACAACGGAATTCACTTTAGAAGCGTTAACGAATTTTTAACTGTGGATAGTGTAAGTGCATTTAGCAATTACAATGGTGGTGATTATAGTTTAACCAAAGTTTTTGGGGGTATTAACCCTTGGAATGTAACGTTTAATACTAATGATGATCATGGTCAGCGTTTTGGGTATGATTATGAAGAGCAAATAAATTATATTGGTGTTTTTGGCCAATTAGAATATGCAAAAGATAGTTTTACTGCATTTTTTCAAGGTTCAGCTTCAACACAATCTCATGTTAGAACCGAGTTTTTAAATGCTGCAAACGAAGGTCAGTCTGAAGAATCAGAAAAAGTAAATAATCCAGGCTTTAATGTTAAAGCTGGTGGTGCTTATACTATAAATAATAACCATAAGGTGTTTGTAAATGCAGGTTATTATTCTCGTCAACCATTCCATAGTGACTTACTTATAAGTGATAGAAATGGAAATGAGTTAATTAGCCCGGCAGTAGAAAACCAAAAGATAACAGGTTTAGAAGCTGGGTATCAATTTGGAGGAGAGAAGGTTTCTGCTAATTTGAATTTATACTACACCATTTGGGATAATAGAACATTGTTAGATGATAATGGAGAAGATCAAGGAGATCCTGCTTTTAGATTATTTCAAACACAAGGTGTAAAACAAGTACACTCTGGGATTGAATTAGAAGTGTTTACGCGTCCTATGGATAATCTTAAGATAAATGGATTTGTTGCTATAGGTGATTGGAAATTTGATGGAAATGGCATGCAAAGAACTTTTGATGAAACCGGTACTATTACAGATCCAGATGCTGTAATAAATCTTGATGGTGTTAAAGTAGGAGGTGCGGCACAATTTACTGCCGGGGCTTTTGCTTCTTATGAGTTTTTACCGAGATTGAGTGTTGATGGTACTTGGAATCTTAACAATGATTTATATTCTCAAGGGCAAACAACTGTAAGTAGCCCACCAATAGAATTACCAAGTTATGATACGGTTGATGCTGGTTTGTCTTACAAATGGTTTGTAGGAGAAAATGATGAAAACTCGTTACAGTTTAGAGTTAACATTAATAATATTTTTGATGAGGTTTATTTAGAATCTGTAAGTGGCAATACGGTTGCTTCAAACAATCCATCAGAAAACTATAAAGGGGTTAATACTTCAAATAGAGGACGATTTGGTTATGGCAGAACATGGAATTTTAGTATGCGTTTTAATTTCTAA